The proteins below are encoded in one region of Deltaproteobacteria bacterium:
- the topA gene encoding type I DNA topoisomerase, with amino-acid sequence MAKSLLIVESPAKARTIKKYLGKEFNVLASVGHVKDLPKSSLGVDVENNFSPQYDVIKGKGNIIKNIKKEARSAEKVFLAPDPDREGEAIAWHIASEIKEKDKVSRVLFNEITKRGIEDAIKHPLPLNNDKFEAQQARRILDRLVGYQISPLLWDKVRRGLSAGRVQSVAVRVICEREKEIKAFVPREYWSVMALLEGSIPPPVEAKLLKIDNKKAELKSQEETDQLLSSIEGASYIIKKIDKKERRKNPSPPFITSTLQQDAARKLGFSAKKTMMLAQRLYEGLDFGDQGPVGLITYMRTDSTRIADEALAQVRNYISEKYGSDYLPKAPRQYKSSKSAQEAHEAIRPTSMKNVPELAKKHLERDQYRLYELIWNRFVASQTNPAIMDQTAIDIAAGKAIFRATGSVIKFAGFMAIYTEGKDQEDSSEKDKLLPPFSEGEALKLLKITPKQHFTEPPPRFSEATLVKELEDKGIGRPSTYAAIISNIQDREYVRLDSKRFYPTELGMLVTGLLVDNFPDIMNVEFTARMEGQLDEIEEGKADWLKAMKLFYENFRQALESAKVKMRDVKREEIPTDIVCDKCGTNMIIKWGKMGEFLACPNYPECKNTHNFTRDEAGNIQVVVEALEFTEENCPVCGNQMVIKRGRYGRFLACSTYPDCKGTKPITLGITCPDCGKGEVSEKRSRKGKVFYGCTEYPKCTFATWDKPLPENCPLCDAAFLVEKESKKEGNIIRCLNKDCGYKRAGKDQEKLY; translated from the coding sequence ATGGCAAAGTCTCTACTCATAGTTGAGTCGCCTGCAAAAGCGAGGACCATCAAAAAATACCTGGGAAAGGAATTTAATGTTCTGGCATCCGTCGGCCATGTAAAAGATCTGCCAAAAAGTTCGCTTGGTGTGGATGTAGAAAATAATTTTTCTCCCCAATACGACGTCATCAAAGGTAAAGGCAATATTATCAAAAATATAAAAAAGGAAGCCCGTTCTGCCGAAAAGGTCTTTCTTGCACCTGACCCTGACAGGGAAGGGGAGGCCATTGCATGGCATATAGCTTCAGAGATTAAGGAAAAAGATAAGGTTTCCCGTGTTCTTTTTAATGAAATTACTAAAAGGGGAATTGAAGATGCCATCAAACATCCTTTGCCGCTCAATAATGACAAGTTTGAAGCCCAGCAGGCAAGACGTATCCTTGACAGGCTCGTCGGTTACCAGATCTCTCCGCTTCTTTGGGATAAGGTCAGACGCGGCCTTTCTGCCGGCAGAGTGCAATCCGTTGCCGTCAGGGTAATTTGTGAAAGAGAAAAGGAAATCAAGGCATTCGTTCCCCGTGAGTACTGGTCCGTGATGGCATTGCTGGAAGGATCCATTCCGCCGCCTGTTGAAGCAAAACTTCTTAAGATCGATAATAAAAAGGCTGAACTTAAATCACAGGAAGAAACGGATCAACTCTTAAGCTCTATAGAAGGCGCTTCTTATATTATAAAAAAGATCGATAAAAAGGAGCGCAGAAAAAATCCCTCTCCTCCCTTTATCACCAGTACACTTCAACAGGATGCGGCAAGGAAACTCGGTTTTTCAGCCAAAAAAACCATGATGCTGGCCCAGAGATTATATGAAGGGCTGGATTTCGGCGATCAGGGTCCCGTCGGTCTCATAACCTATATGCGAACCGACTCAACACGGATTGCCGATGAAGCGCTGGCCCAAGTGAGAAACTATATTTCGGAAAAGTACGGAAGCGACTATCTGCCCAAAGCACCCCGGCAATATAAAAGTTCAAAAAGTGCGCAGGAAGCCCATGAAGCCATTCGACCGACATCCATGAAAAATGTGCCCGAGCTTGCAAAAAAACATCTCGAAAGAGATCAATACCGGTTGTATGAACTGATTTGGAACCGCTTTGTCGCTTCCCAAACCAATCCCGCCATAATGGATCAAACTGCTATCGATATTGCAGCAGGCAAAGCGATTTTCAGGGCAACAGGTTCTGTCATTAAGTTCGCCGGATTTATGGCCATTTATACAGAAGGAAAGGACCAGGAAGACAGTTCCGAAAAAGACAAATTATTGCCGCCTTTTTCAGAAGGAGAGGCGCTCAAACTCCTAAAAATTACGCCAAAGCAGCACTTCACCGAACCGCCGCCGAGATTTTCAGAGGCAACACTCGTTAAGGAGCTGGAAGATAAGGGTATAGGACGCCCCAGTACCTATGCGGCTATTATATCAAACATTCAGGACAGGGAATACGTGCGTCTCGACAGCAAACGCTTCTATCCCACTGAACTGGGTATGCTCGTTACAGGCCTGCTTGTTGATAATTTCCCCGATATTATGAATGTGGAATTTACGGCCAGGATGGAAGGGCAACTTGACGAAATCGAAGAAGGTAAAGCCGATTGGCTCAAGGCAATGAAGCTCTTTTATGAGAATTTCCGTCAGGCTCTCGAATCAGCGAAAGTTAAGATGAGAGATGTCAAGCGTGAAGAGATTCCAACGGATATTGTCTGCGATAAATGCGGCACCAACATGATTATCAAATGGGGTAAAATGGGAGAATTCCTGGCTTGCCCCAATTATCCCGAATGTAAGAATACACATAACTTTACCCGCGATGAAGCGGGAAATATCCAGGTTGTGGTAGAGGCCCTGGAATTTACCGAAGAAAACTGCCCTGTATGCGGTAATCAGATGGTTATTAAAAGAGGGAGATATGGCCGATTTTTGGCCTGCTCAACCTACCCTGACTGTAAGGGTACAAAGCCTATCACCCTCGGCATAACATGCCCTGACTGTGGCAAGGGTGAAGTGAGTGAAAAAAGAAGCCGCAAAGGAAAGGTATTTTATGGATGTACCGAATACCCAAAATGCACCTTTGCCACCTGGGACAAGCCCCTGCCGGAAAATTGCCCGCTTTGCGACGCAGCCTTTCTTGTGGAAA
- the dprA gene encoding DNA-processing protein DprA, with product MSNNVKEDTRYWVALSRIKGVGSKTAKKLLERFSTAKNIFSSAEKDLKEINGLREVSISQILTFRDWTGIDRELERTGRLGFSILTWQDDNYPLSLLNIYDPPIILYAGGDYKNLDSCNLAIVGSRASSSYGLHAAASFAGRLASSGVTIVSGLARGIDTKAHEGALKAGGKTIAVLGSGLDLIYPAENASLFRRILKNGAVFSEFPLSTPPDPQNFPRRNRIISGLSMGVLVVEASLRSGSLITARCALDQGREVYAVPGNITAARSRGTNSLIKEGARLVEKPEEIMSDLLPGLAVNRQKENKRREAAFSLNTDEDKLLTLLGNGPLHIDQLIKESTWSSSRLSTLLLNLELMGAIKQHPGKFFSKTVI from the coding sequence ATGTCGAATAATGTGAAGGAAGATACAAGATACTGGGTTGCACTAAGCCGGATAAAGGGCGTCGGAAGTAAAACGGCAAAAAAGTTGCTTGAGCGATTCTCGACGGCAAAAAATATATTTTCTTCGGCTGAAAAAGATCTGAAAGAGATTAACGGGTTAAGAGAGGTATCGATAAGTCAGATCCTTACCTTTCGAGACTGGACCGGCATAGACAGGGAATTAGAAAGAACGGGCCGTCTGGGATTTTCTATTCTTACATGGCAGGATGATAATTATCCTCTTTCTCTTTTAAATATTTATGATCCACCCATTATTCTCTATGCCGGAGGCGATTATAAGAATCTCGATTCCTGCAATCTGGCTATTGTCGGTTCAAGGGCTTCTTCATCCTACGGTCTCCATGCAGCCGCAAGCTTTGCCGGAAGGCTGGCCTCTTCAGGTGTAACCATTGTAAGCGGCCTGGCAAGAGGAATCGACACCAAAGCTCATGAAGGCGCATTAAAGGCCGGTGGGAAAACAATAGCCGTTCTCGGCTCGGGGCTTGACCTTATCTACCCGGCTGAAAATGCCTCTTTATTTAGAAGGATATTGAAAAATGGGGCTGTTTTTTCCGAATTTCCTCTTTCTACTCCGCCTGACCCCCAGAATTTTCCCAGGCGGAACAGAATAATAAGCGGACTTTCTATGGGTGTACTTGTCGTAGAAGCCTCTTTAAGAAGCGGTTCATTAATCACAGCCAGATGCGCCCTTGATCAGGGCAGGGAGGTATATGCTGTTCCCGGCAATATTACGGCAGCAAGAAGCAGGGGAACAAACAGCCTCATAAAAGAAGGGGCCAGGCTGGTGGAAAAACCTGAAGAGATCATGTCCGATCTCTTGCCGGGATTAGCTGTAAACAGGCAAAAGGAGAACAAAAGAAGAGAAGCTGCGTTTTCACTAAACACCGACGAAGATAAACTCCTTACCCTGCTGGGTAATGGGCCTCTTCATATCGATCAGTTGATAAAGGAATCTACCTGGAGTTCTTCCCGCTTATCAACGCTTCTTTTAAATCTTGAATTAATGGGAGCCATTAAACAGCATCCCGGAAAATTCTTTTCAAAAACAGTAATATAG
- a CDS encoding LysM peptidoglycan-binding domain-containing protein, with protein MTLKPSLYAAAALSIILFGSSPVLAEEEGKDYHIVVKGDTLWDISEKYMKNPFFWPKLWQWNDYITNAHFIYPGDKINLVPPKIRVRSAPVPEEVSQPEEAEPVEEQVEAEEAPLEEAPVIKEPTPKIIIEKQKYNIRHLRSSGMISPEEMKASGKIVDALDKKIMLGDSDIVYMALNREAKRGEILSIFKPTVKITHPVTRKNLGHKIERLGHIKVIDTSQGITTGEIVESFNVVSRDDKIRQKENLPDEITIKEVSLPLEGHIVTSMEAITIYGQNDVVYIDLGKNHGVDEGFIFTIYKPPHRKGKYTLPAETIGRLLVFQVKKMTSTAIIIDAVQEIRTGEHIKAVLQ; from the coding sequence ATGACCTTAAAGCCATCTTTATATGCGGCAGCTGCGCTGTCGATTATTCTTTTTGGTTCATCACCTGTTTTAGCTGAAGAAGAAGGGAAGGATTACCATATCGTAGTCAAGGGAGACACTTTATGGGATATCTCTGAAAAGTATATGAAGAATCCTTTTTTTTGGCCAAAACTCTGGCAGTGGAATGACTACATTACCAATGCTCACTTTATTTATCCCGGCGATAAAATAAATCTTGTCCCCCCCAAAATACGGGTCAGGTCAGCTCCCGTACCGGAAGAGGTAAGCCAACCTGAGGAGGCTGAACCAGTGGAGGAACAGGTGGAGGCTGAAGAAGCACCCCTTGAGGAAGCTCCGGTGATTAAAGAACCGACACCAAAAATAATAATCGAAAAACAGAAGTATAATATCAGGCATTTGAGATCTTCAGGAATGATATCTCCCGAAGAAATGAAGGCTTCCGGAAAAATTGTTGATGCCCTTGATAAAAAAATAATGCTCGGAGACAGCGATATTGTCTATATGGCCTTAAACAGGGAAGCAAAAAGAGGGGAAATATTATCCATTTTCAAACCAACGGTAAAAATCACCCATCCCGTTACAAGAAAGAATTTAGGCCACAAAATCGAAAGGCTTGGTCATATTAAGGTTATCGACACTTCGCAGGGAATTACTACTGGAGAAATAGTCGAATCATTTAATGTGGTCTCCCGGGATGATAAGATAAGGCAAAAGGAAAACCTGCCTGATGAGATAACCATAAAAGAGGTGAGCCTTCCTCTTGAGGGCCATATTGTAACATCGATGGAAGCCATAACCATTTACGGCCAAAATGATGTCGTTTATATTGATTTAGGGAAAAACCATGGTGTTGATGAAGGTTTTATTTTTACTATTTACAAGCCCCCTCACAGGAAGGGTAAATATACCCTGCCGGCAGAAACTATCGGCAGATTGCTTGTATTTCAGGTCAAAAAAATGACCTCTACGGCCATCATAATCGATGCCGTGCAGGAAATCAGAACCGGCGAGCACATCAAGGCTGTTCTACAGTAA
- the ubiG gene encoding bifunctional 2-polyprenyl-6-hydroxyphenol methylase/3-demethylubiquinol 3-O-methyltransferase UbiG, producing the protein MSETEKFNKMGKDWWDEKGNMAALHMINPIRFEYFSGRLGNLKGKKVLDIGCGGGLLSEEFAKKGAHVTGVDLSPVAIKGAQKHAESNGLNIDYRNCSVADIEETDFDIVVCAEMLEHVDDLPNMIADSSARVKEGGYYLFETINKTMSAWFLAIFMAENVLKFVGKGTHSYERFIKPSSLAKLLSANGIRVKEIKGMTFNPLDWKFRISNSTSVNYIGYGKKD; encoded by the coding sequence ATGTCAGAAACTGAAAAGTTTAACAAAATGGGTAAAGACTGGTGGGATGAAAAGGGAAATATGGCGGCTCTTCATATGATCAATCCCATCCGTTTTGAATATTTCTCGGGCCGGCTGGGAAATCTCAAAGGAAAAAAGGTCCTTGACATAGGTTGTGGCGGCGGTCTCTTATCGGAGGAATTTGCAAAAAAAGGGGCCCATGTTACAGGAGTGGATCTCTCCCCCGTCGCTATCAAGGGGGCGCAGAAACATGCGGAGTCGAACGGTCTGAACATAGATTACCGTAACTGTTCTGTGGCAGATATTGAAGAGACGGATTTTGACATCGTTGTTTGTGCCGAAATGCTCGAACATGTCGATGATTTACCGAACATGATAGCCGACTCGTCTGCCCGGGTCAAAGAGGGTGGTTACTATCTTTTCGAAACCATTAATAAAACCATGTCAGCCTGGTTTCTGGCCATATTCATGGCTGAAAATGTGCTCAAATTTGTTGGAAAGGGAACCCACAGTTATGAGCGTTTTATCAAACCGAGCAGCCTGGCTAAACTTCTGTCAGCTAATGGAATTAGGGTAAAGGAAATAAAAGGTATGACCTTTAATCCTCTTGACTGGAAGTTCAGAATATCCAACTCTACATCGGTAAACTACATCGGGTACGGAAAAAAGGATTAA
- the atpE gene encoding ATP synthase F0 subunit C — MLAAGLGIGLAALGTGIGQGHAIRGATEGVSRNPGASGKILTTMLVGLAMVESLAIYALVVSLILLFLNPFKDML; from the coding sequence ATGCTTGCAGCAGGCCTTGGAATTGGTCTTGCGGCCCTCGGTACAGGTATTGGCCAGGGACATGCTATCAGGGGCGCTACTGAAGGTGTATCGAGAAATCCCGGTGCATCCGGTAAGATCCTTACAACCATGCTTGTCGGTCTTGCCATGGTTGAATCGCTTGCTATTTATGCGCTTGTTGTATCTCTTATTCTTCTCTTTCTTAACCCATTTAAGGATATGCTGTAA
- a CDS encoding ATP synthase subunit I — protein sequence MITETYTEKAIPERKVDLSDSLKEQIERNVLWGFLMMVTLVYAVLSARSATGIAVGGLISFLNFRDLKRSLERFFAAIVKEGRKTEGLIIARYYFKLALLFVLLAYLLKNGLVDVVALAIGLFLVPATLIFTGISLYIGSLGGNKR from the coding sequence TTGATAACTGAGACGTATACTGAAAAAGCGATCCCTGAAAGGAAAGTAGATCTAAGCGATTCCCTGAAGGAACAAATCGAAAGAAACGTCCTTTGGGGTTTTTTAATGATGGTCACCCTGGTTTACGCTGTTCTCTCCGCCAGGTCGGCCACAGGCATAGCCGTTGGCGGGCTCATATCGTTTCTTAACTTCAGGGATTTGAAGAGATCACTGGAGCGTTTTTTTGCGGCAATCGTAAAAGAGGGCAGAAAAACAGAAGGACTGATCATAGCGCGCTACTATTTTAAGCTGGCGCTGCTGTTCGTTCTGTTGGCCTATCTATTGAAAAACGGGCTGGTAGACGTCGTGGCGCTTGCAATCGGGCTTTTTCTTGTGCCCGCTACATTGATATTTACCGGTATAAGCCTTTATATCGGAAGTTTGGGAGGTAATAAAAGATGA
- a CDS encoding AtpZ/AtpI family protein, translated as MEKQTKGLFGQLAKVSIIGIEMVVSTFVGLAMGVYLDKWLQTKPWLTIVFLTFGIAAGFMNVFREVRKIDN; from the coding sequence ATGGAAAAACAGACAAAGGGCCTCTTCGGACAACTTGCTAAAGTCTCCATAATAGGTATAGAGATGGTTGTCTCGACCTTTGTAGGCCTTGCAATGGGAGTATACCTTGATAAGTGGCTTCAAACCAAACCATGGTTAACAATAGTTTTCTTGACATTTGGTATAGCCGCAGGATTCATGAATGTTTTCAGGGAAGTCAGGAAGATTGATAACTGA
- the hemL gene encoding glutamate-1-semialdehyde 2,1-aminomutase, protein MNHSKSETLYGDATKYIPGGVNSPVRAFKSVGGNPIFIERAEGSHIYDVDGNEYIDYVGSWGPMIAGHCHPRVNSAIKNVIDKGTSFGAPTELEIELARMVIDAVPSIEMVRMVNSGTEATMSAIRLARGFTGRDKIIKFEGGYHGHADGLLVKAGSGAATLGVPDSPGVPEDYAKNTITVSFNNLGEVKDAIEADGDNIACIIVEPLPGNMGVIPPEEGFLEGLRSLCSENGIVLIFDEVMSGFRVAYGGAQEVFGVTPDLTCLGKVIGGGLPVGAYGGKKEIMQQIAPAGPVYQAGTLSGNPLAMTAGIETLKILSSPGAYEQLEDRSAALAEGLREIAEKASIPTYSTRVGAMFCTFFTERKVTDYQSAKLSDTERFGKFFLNMLENGVNLAPSQFEAAFMSLAHSNEDIEKTLEAAKKSFSAL, encoded by the coding sequence ATGAATCACAGCAAGTCGGAAACATTATATGGAGACGCTACCAAATACATTCCGGGGGGAGTCAACAGCCCCGTTCGCGCTTTCAAATCCGTTGGAGGAAATCCCATCTTCATTGAAAGGGCCGAAGGGTCGCATATTTACGATGTGGACGGCAATGAATATATTGATTATGTCGGCTCATGGGGACCGATGATTGCCGGTCATTGTCATCCCCGGGTAAACAGTGCCATAAAAAATGTTATCGATAAGGGAACCAGTTTCGGCGCGCCTACAGAACTTGAAATCGAATTGGCCAGGATGGTTATCGATGCGGTTCCGTCTATTGAGATGGTAAGGATGGTAAACTCCGGAACAGAAGCTACCATGAGCGCAATTCGTCTGGCCAGGGGTTTTACGGGAAGAGACAAGATAATCAAGTTTGAAGGAGGTTATCATGGCCATGCAGACGGTCTTCTGGTAAAAGCCGGTTCCGGCGCGGCAACGCTCGGTGTGCCTGACAGTCCCGGTGTGCCGGAGGATTATGCAAAAAATACGATAACCGTTTCTTTTAATAACCTGGGAGAAGTTAAAGACGCCATTGAGGCAGACGGTGATAATATCGCCTGTATTATTGTTGAGCCATTACCCGGAAATATGGGTGTCATTCCTCCTGAAGAAGGCTTTCTGGAAGGTTTGAGGTCTTTATGCAGTGAAAACGGCATTGTTCTTATTTTTGATGAAGTAATGAGCGGCTTCAGGGTTGCCTATGGCGGAGCTCAGGAAGTCTTTGGTGTAACACCGGACCTTACTTGCCTTGGCAAGGTAATCGGCGGCGGCCTTCCCGTCGGCGCTTACGGAGGAAAAAAGGAGATTATGCAGCAAATTGCGCCGGCCGGACCCGTTTATCAGGCCGGCACTCTTTCCGGTAATCCCCTGGCAATGACTGCCGGTATAGAGACCTTGAAAATTCTCTCAAGTCCGGGCGCTTATGAACAACTGGAGGACAGGAGCGCCGCGCTTGCCGAAGGTCTTCGGGAAATAGCCGAAAAAGCATCTATACCTACCTATTCAACGCGGGTAGGAGCCATGTTTTGCACTTTCTTTACAGAGAGAAAAGTAACCGATTACCAGTCTGCCAAATTGTCAGATACGGAGCGTTTCGGAAAGTTTTTTCTTAATATGCTTGAAAATGGCGTTAATCTGGCGCCATCTCAGTTTGAAGCAGCGTTCATGTCTCTTGCCCATAGCAATGAAGATATTGAAAAGACACTTGAAGCGGCAAAGAAAAGCTTTTCAGCCTTATAA
- a CDS encoding cyclic nucleotide-binding domain-containing protein — protein MSLIPISIFQNKELFFGLSDDQLKGLAGISEQQLYSDGQLIFSEGDMGDALLIVESGSVELLKKDPSGTEVKIAALPAGAVLGEMTLVNIERRSATAKAAGQTVAVHLTNRALSEIFNRDRELFIVLLINITRILSKRLRQTNEKLMNR, from the coding sequence ATGTCTTTAATACCGATCAGTATTTTCCAGAATAAGGAATTGTTTTTTGGGCTGAGTGACGATCAGCTTAAAGGTTTGGCCGGTATTTCCGAGCAGCAATTGTACTCTGACGGTCAACTTATTTTTTCCGAGGGCGATATGGGAGACGCTTTGCTTATTGTAGAATCAGGCAGTGTTGAGCTTTTAAAAAAGGACCCCTCAGGAACGGAGGTAAAGATTGCCGCGCTGCCGGCAGGGGCCGTTTTGGGCGAAATGACACTAGTCAACATTGAACGCAGATCGGCAACGGCAAAGGCAGCGGGACAAACTGTTGCCGTTCATCTCACAAACAGGGCCCTGTCGGAAATATTTAACAGGGACAGGGAACTTTTTATCGTTTTACTTATCAACATAACGCGTATTCTATCGAAGCGATTGCGTCAGACAAATGAAAAACTCATGAACAGATAG
- a CDS encoding DUF4911 domain-containing protein yields the protein MLITRRYRAHRKSFAHMKNLLEAYDNLAVMTILDGPGGLFELKCHISMSRELATVVNSISKEVDLVEL from the coding sequence ATGTTAATAACAAGAAGGTACAGAGCCCACCGGAAATCTTTTGCCCATATGAAAAACCTGCTGGAAGCTTATGACAATCTGGCCGTCATGACAATCCTTGACGGCCCGGGCGGCCTCTTTGAACTGAAGTGTCATATTTCAATGAGCCGGGAACTTGCAACTGTCGTAAATTCGATCAGTAAAGAGGTTGATCTTGTGGAATTATAA
- a CDS encoding U32 family peptidase codes for MKSIELLAPAGNMEKLKTAIHYGADAVYLSGKRFGLRAAAGNFDTHELREAVRYAREKGVRLYVTVNIFFHNQDLEGLEEYLLFLNKIEVHAVIISDPGVLALARKLIPEMEVHLSTQANTTNWRSVAFWKDQGVSRINMARELSLGEIKEVREKTGIEVEAFVHGAVCMAYSGRCHLSSHMTGRDANYGECTHSCRWEYSITESKRPDQEFDVEEDERGTYFFNSKDICMIEHIPALIESGIHSLKIEGRVKGINYVAGAVRSYRLAMDAYLRDPGNYKTEDAWLHELRKLSHRDYDTGFYFGEEMSAVSSQSYVRRYDFVGVIKENLHDGNYLVEARNKIQSGDTIEIMGRGERINAFSLSSMKSPEGHEIPHAQPKQLFIIKAALQMEPMDILRREKG; via the coding sequence ATGAAAAGTATTGAACTCCTGGCCCCTGCAGGCAATATGGAAAAACTAAAAACGGCCATCCACTATGGCGCAGATGCCGTCTATCTTAGTGGGAAGCGATTCGGCTTAAGGGCCGCTGCCGGTAATTTTGACACCCATGAATTGCGTGAAGCCGTCAGGTACGCCAGGGAAAAAGGCGTCAGGCTATATGTTACGGTAAATATTTTTTTTCACAATCAGGATCTGGAAGGCCTTGAGGAGTACCTCCTGTTCTTAAATAAAATTGAGGTCCACGCTGTCATCATTTCCGATCCCGGTGTCCTTGCGCTGGCAAGAAAGCTTATCCCGGAGATGGAAGTCCACCTCAGTACTCAGGCGAACACGACTAACTGGAGAAGCGTCGCTTTCTGGAAAGATCAGGGCGTTTCCCGGATCAATATGGCAAGGGAACTGTCACTGGGAGAAATTAAAGAGGTCAGGGAAAAGACAGGCATCGAAGTGGAGGCCTTTGTTCATGGCGCCGTCTGCATGGCCTACTCGGGAAGGTGTCATCTCAGCAGCCATATGACAGGCAGAGACGCTAATTATGGAGAGTGCACGCATTCCTGCCGCTGGGAATATTCCATTACCGAGAGTAAACGACCGGACCAGGAATTCGATGTCGAAGAAGATGAAAGAGGGACCTATTTTTTCAATTCCAAAGACATCTGTATGATCGAGCATATTCCTGCCCTCATTGAATCAGGCATTCATTCACTTAAGATAGAGGGGAGGGTGAAAGGAATCAACTATGTGGCGGGCGCCGTAAGAAGTTACCGGCTGGCAATGGACGCCTATTTGAGAGATCCCGGGAATTATAAAACAGAAGACGCCTGGCTTCATGAACTGAGGAAACTGAGCCACAGGGATTATGATACGGGCTTTTACTTCGGTGAGGAAATGTCGGCGGTATCATCACAATCCTATGTGAGGCGATATGATTTTGTCGGCGTCATAAAGGAGAACCTTCATGACGGCAACTATCTCGTTGAAGCAAGAAACAAGATTCAATCCGGTGATACCATCGAAATTATGGGCAGGGGAGAAAGGATTAACGCCTTTTCTCTCAGCTCCATGAAATCACCTGAAGGGCATGAGATACCTCATGCCCAGCCTAAACAGTTATTTATCATAAAGGCCGCCCTGCAGATGGAGCCCATGGATATACTGAGGAGGGAAAAAGGATAA
- a CDS encoding outer membrane protein assembly factor BamD, with translation MHKKHHIFIVLALLFLITASLGGCSSVAEKRKSAEVLYKEGIDKMEGKKSLFDISDFEGAAEAFEEIKSRYSFTSFAPLAELRLADIHFMKGEYTEALTEYDGFMKLHPNHKEVPYAIYQMGLSYFNQIGGVDRDLTAPEGALGNFETLIGRFPDNKYSKDAAEKISICKDLLSGNELYIGKFYYRKANYKAAIGRFQMALERYPGYGPKEEALLYLGKSYLEEGMVKKGKEALKNLVSAFPKSEEAKEAGRLLQANTNDLKEHKDE, from the coding sequence ATGCATAAGAAACATCATATATTTATCGTTCTTGCCCTTTTATTTCTGATAACCGCATCTTTAGGCGGCTGCAGTTCTGTTGCTGAAAAGCGTAAAAGTGCTGAAGTGCTCTATAAAGAAGGTATCGATAAGATGGAGGGAAAAAAATCTTTATTCGATATTTCCGATTTTGAAGGCGCAGCTGAAGCTTTCGAGGAAATAAAAAGCCGCTATTCTTTTACAAGCTTCGCGCCGCTCGCTGAACTCAGGCTGGCTGATATTCACTTTATGAAAGGGGAATATACGGAAGCGCTTACGGAATATGACGGCTTTATGAAGCTGCACCCCAATCATAAAGAGGTTCCTTATGCCATATACCAGATGGGACTTTCCTATTTTAACCAGATCGGTGGTGTTGACAGGGACCTGACGGCCCCCGAAGGCGCTTTGGGCAACTTTGAGACTTTAATCGGCCGTTTTCCGGATAACAAATACAGTAAGGATGCTGCTGAAAAGATTAGCATCTGTAAAGATCTTCTGTCGGGCAACGAACTCTATATAGGAAAGTTTTATTACAGGAAAGCGAACTATAAAGCGGCCATCGGGAGGTTTCAGATGGCGCTTGAACGCTATCCGGGCTATGGACCGAAAGAGGAAGCGCTTCTTTACCTTGGAAAGAGTTACCTCGAAGAAGGCATGGTGAAAAAAGGCAAAGAAGCGCTCAAGAATCTGGTATCAGCATTTCCCAAAAGTGAAGAGGCAAAAGAAGCGGGCCGGTTGCTGCAGGCAAACACTAACGATTTAAAGGAGCATAAAGATGAGTGA